ACTGGTTCAGCCCGTGCAGCACGACCTCGTATCCGGCCTTCTCGAACGCCTCGTGCGGGAACTGCTCGGGTTTGCACTTGATCTCCTGCATGGCCAGCGCATCCACGTCTTCCCGGACCATCCAGTCCACCACCCGGGCGACTCGGGTGCGGATGGAGTTCACGTTCCAGGTGGCGACACGCATGCCCTGATCGTATCGGGGAGCGCTGACGCCCGTCTCGCCCCCGGGCGCATCCTGCGCCGGATGCGCCCGAACCCCTGCATACGGTGCGTTCGCCCCATAGAATCGCAGGTGTGACCGACCCACGACAGCAGCTCATCGACTACATCTCGGCCGAGGCCGTCTTCCGCGGCGACTTCACCCTGACCAGTGGCAAAAAGGCCAGCTACTACGTCGATCTGCGCAAGGTCAGCCTCGATCACCACGTTGCGCCGCTGATCGGCCAGGTCATGCTTGAGGTGATCGCCGGCATCCCGGACGTCGTCGCGGTGGGCGGGATGACGATGGGGGCCGACCCTGTCGCTGCCGCCATCCTGCACCAGGGCGCTGCGCGCGGGCTCGCCTATGACGCCTTCGTCGTGCGCAAAGAGCCCAAGGACCACGGCCGCGGCAAGCAGGTCGAGGGCCCGGACCTCGCCGGCAGACGCGTCATCGTGCTCGAAGACACCTCCACCACCGGTGGTTCCCCTCTCACAGCGATCGAAGCCCTGAAGAGGGCGGGTGCGGAGATCGCCGCCGTCGCTGTCGTGGTCGACCGCGACACCGGCGCCCGCGAGGCCATCGAAGCCGCGGGCTACCCCTACTACGCCGCCATCGGCCTGAAGGAGCTGGGGCTCGAGTGACCGACCATCGCGACCCCGAGCGTCCGTCCACCGGAGAGGAACCGGAGAGCGAGGCCCCCGCGCCCGCCGTGCCCGAGTTCGGGAGTTCGGAGTGGCTGCTCGCGCAGCTCACCGGTGGACGCCGGGCGGAAACGCCAAGTCCGCCGCCAGCCGGGGCGGCCCGACGCGACACGGCCGGGGAGGCCGCGCCGGGTGCTGCCGTGTCGCGGGGCGCCAGCGCGCAGCGGGATATCGCCGAGCTGCGGGCTGTCGCCCCGCGACGGCGTGCCACCACACCGCCGGATGAGAAGCCGACGGCGGACGCTCCGGGGGCGGTCGAGGATGCGCCGGCCGAAGCTGCCGCGCCGGTCGAACCGGATGCCGCTGAGAAGCCCATTGCATCGCCCGCGCTCGTCGCCTCCGGCTTCGAAGCGCTTCTGAAAGAACCCGAGGCGGAACAGGCGGAGGAGCCGGCCGAGGCCAGATTCGCGTGGAATCTGCGGCTTTCCGAAGACGCGGCGCAGAGCGAGGAGGCCGCCGGTCAGTGGTTCGAGGAAACGAAGCCTCGTGCGGCTCCGGAGGCGGCTCCCGTGCCGTCCTCGGCCCCCAGCTTCGAGCCGTCGAGCCTCTTCACGCCCCTCACCCGGCCTCGCCCATCGGCGGGGAACGAGCCAGAGCCCCCGGCCGGGTCAGGCGAAGAGCCGGAGGCGCCGCCCGCGGAGGAGACGGATGCGATGCTCAGGGGGCTGCTGTCGCCGGCGACGAGCGCGTTCGACGCGTTCCGCCTCACGGACGCAGCGGTCGCGGTTCCCGGCGACGAGGGCCTTTCCGGGCTGCCGGAGCCGGACCAGACCGAGCCCGAGCCGCCCGAGCAGGACCAGACCGAGCCAGACAAGGCGGATGACGGCCTCGCGCTGCTCTTCGGCGCTCCCGCCGAGGAGGAGGAACCCGAGGCCCTCGCGACGCAGACGCGGACGGAAGCCGACCCGGCCATCGCTCCCCGGCGCGCGTCCACGGGCGGCAGCCTCCTTTTCCCGCCGCTGGAGGCTGCGGCTCTGGAAGGACCGCAACTCACTGCGCCGACAGAGAGGGTTGCGGTCGAGGCGCTCACCGCCCGTTTCGAGCCGTGGGCCGATCTCGCTGAGACGGCCACGCTGGACGCGGCCCGCACACCGGAGGCCGCAGCGTCCGCCACGGCCCCGCCGATCGGGAACCCCCCATCTGTCCCGGCCGCTCCGTCCGCGACCGCTGCGTTCGAGGGCTCCGACTTCGCGCCAGCCGCACCCGCCCCTCCCGCGCCCCCGCGTTCGCCGGCGAGCAAGCAGACCCGCTCGCTCCTTCTGGTGGCCGGGGCTCTGGCGGTCGTCCTCCTGCTCGTCGGTCTGTTCGCGCTCGGGATGGCCATCCCGTCGCTGCTCGGCGCTCCGTCGGCGAAGCAGCCGGCCGCCGGAGACGCGTCGGCGATGTCGACCGCTCCTGCGGCGGCGACGCCGGCGCCGACCATCACCCCGAAGGCGGCCACCGCTGCCGGAGCCGGGGTGCATTCGTGGCATTCCCTCGGCGGCGGTGAGTGCATCGAACCGTACACCGGTCCCTGGGCCGACACGTTCACTGTGGTGGACTGCGCGGCGCCGCATGCCGCACAACTGCTGTACACCAACCTCTTCTCGGCCGACCCCGCCGCGTCCTACCCGGGAGCCGACACGCTCGCGGGGCAGATTAATGCGCTCTGCACGGCGCCGGGCGTGATCGACCTCGCGGCGGCGGGCTCCTATCCAGACCTGCAGGTTCAGGGAACCTTCCCGGCCACCGAGGCCCAGTGGGCGTCCGGCCAGCGCTCCTACTACTGCTTCGCCAACCGGTCCAGCGGGCAGCCGCTGACCTCGTCGGTCGCAGGCCCCGGACCCACGGGCTGACCCCGGCGGTCAGCGTATGCCGGGGCCGGTCAGCGCATCCCGAGGTCGTGTTCGTAGCGGACCAGCGCGCTCGCGGGGTTGAGCGATCGGGCCCGGGCGATCAGCTCGCCGAGAGTGTCCGCGCCGGGGAAGCTGAGGTTGAGCACGACGGCGTTCCGCCGCTCGCCGCTGCCGAAGAACCCCTCGGCGTCCAGGTCGGAGAGCGCCCCGCTGAGACAGCCGAGGAGGGCCTCGCCGGTCGCGGGCGGGCGGTCGAACGGGGTAGCCGAACTCCTCGAACAGTGCGGCCACCGGACGGAAGTGCTCGTCGCCGTACAGGTCGTACGGCGAATCGTTGACCGACCAGCGCAGCTCCTCGGGCCGGCGCTCCACCCCGTCCGCGCGCAGTTCCGCCACCGCGCGGTCGAGGCCCTCGATCGAGGCGGCCGTCGGGGCGGGCCGGTGCGCCAGCGGGGTCGTCCAGAGCCCGAAATAGTAGAAGGTGTCGTCTGGATGCGCGGTGCGCAGAGCGTTCCACGCGTCCCGCGCGGCTTCCCGCACGGCCATCCGGATGAGGGTGAGCGACTCGGGTGTCACATCCCGCATGGTGGTGCTGCTTTCTCGTGGTGCGTCAGAACTCGGACTCGACCGGTTCGTGTACGACGAGGGCTTCCACGCCCGGGAGGATCTCGTCCGGGCGGAACGGATAGCGGTCGATCTCCGCTTGGTCGCTGATGCCGGTGAGCACCAGGATGGTGTGGAGACCGGCCTCGATGCCCGCGAGGACGTCGGTGTCCATCCGGTCGCCGATCATCGCGGTGTTCTCGGAGTGCGCGCCGATGCGGTTGAGCGCGGAACGGAACATCATCGGGTTGGGCTTGCCGATGACGTAAGGCTCCATACCGGTCGTTTTGGTGATCATCGCGGTGACCGCTCCGGTGGCGGGCAGCGGCCCCTCGGCGCTCGGCCCGGTCGCGTCGGGGTTCGTCGCGATGAACCGTGCGCCCTTGCCGATGAGGCGGATGGCCTTGGTGATGGCGTCGAACGAGTAGCTGCGTGTCTCGCCGACAACCACGTAGTCCGGATTCGTCTCCGTCATGATGAATCCGGCCTCGTGCAGCGCCGTGGTCAGACCGGCCTCGCCGATGACGTAGACGTTCCCGCCGGGATTCTGCTGGCGGAGGAAGTCGGCGGTCGCCAGAGCGGAGGTCCAGATGGACTCCTCGGGCACGTCCAGGCCGGACGCGCGGAGCCGGGCGGCGAGATCGCGCGGGGTGTAGATCGAGTTGTTGGTGAGCACCAGGAACGGTGTGCCCTGATCCCGCCACTGCTGAATCAGCTCCGGGGCGCCGGGCAGGGCCTGGTTCTCGTGGACGAGCACACCGTCCATGTCGGTGAGCCAGCATTCGATCTCGTCGCGCCGCGTCACGGGAGCCCCTTTCGCTGGAGAAGTGACGCTCTCAAGCATATTGCCCCGAACATTGCCGTGAGGTTTCCCGCAGGTCCGGGCTTCCCGGGAACGCCGCCGGGGCGAGGGGCCATGCAGCGCGGATACCCTTGACCGGTGGACAACTCGGAGCACGCAGCGCCGGGGCAGGCGACCCCTAGCCCCGAACTCACCGCCCACGGCGTCGGTCCCTGGCCCGGCGTCTGGCCCGCGGACCCCGTCTTCGACCCCGAACTCCTTCGGACCGGAGACACCCGCAATGTGATCGACCGTTACCGCTACTGGCGGATGGAGGCGATCGTCGCGGACCTCGACCAGCATCGGCATCCCTTCCACGTCGCCATCGAGAACTGGCAGCACGACATGAACATCGGCTCGATCGTCCGCAGCGCCAACGCGTTCGCCGCGGACACGGTGCATATCATCGGACGGCGTCGCTGGAACAAGCGGGGAGCGATGGTCACAGACCGTTACCAGCACCTCCAGCACCA
This genomic window from Leifsonia xyli subsp. cynodontis DSM 46306 contains:
- the pyrE gene encoding orotate phosphoribosyltransferase, whose translation is MTDPRQQLIDYISAEAVFRGDFTLTSGKKASYYVDLRKVSLDHHVAPLIGQVMLEVIAGIPDVVAVGGMTMGADPVAAAILHQGAARGLAYDAFVVRKEPKDHGRGKQVEGPDLAGRRVIVLEDTSTTGGSPLTAIEALKRAGAEIAAVAVVVDRDTGAREAIEAAGYPYYAAIGLKELGLE
- a CDS encoding DUF4303 domain-containing protein encodes the protein MTPESLTLIRMAVREAARDAWNALRTAHPDDTFYYFGLWTTPLAHRPAPTAASIEGLDRAVAELRADGVERRPEELRWSVNDSPYDLYGDEHFRPVAALFEEFGYPVRPPARDRRGPPRLSQRGALRPGRRGVLRQRRAAERRRAQPQLPRRGHSRRADRPGPIAQPRERAGPLRTRPRDALTGPGIR
- a CDS encoding HAD-IIA family hydrolase, which produces MLESVTSPAKGAPVTRRDEIECWLTDMDGVLVHENQALPGAPELIQQWRDQGTPFLVLTNNSIYTPRDLAARLRASGLDVPEESIWTSALATADFLRQQNPGGNVYVIGEAGLTTALHEAGFIMTETNPDYVVVGETRSYSFDAITKAIRLIGKGARFIATNPDATGPSAEGPLPATGAVTAMITKTTGMEPYVIGKPNPMMFRSALNRIGAHSENTAMIGDRMDTDVLAGIEAGLHTILVLTGISDQAEIDRYPFRPDEILPGVEALVVHEPVESEF
- a CDS encoding TrmH family RNA methyltransferase, encoding MDNSEHAAPGQATPSPELTAHGVGPWPGVWPADPVFDPELLRTGDTRNVIDRYRYWRMEAIVADLDQHRHPFHVAIENWQHDMNIGSIVRSANAFAADTVHIIGRRRWNKRGAMVTDRYQHLQHHDDVESFVAWARADGLPIVAVDNVPGSVRIETTGLPRECVLLFGQEGPGLSEPAIAAADTVVEISQFGSTRSINASAAAAVAMHTWVVQHVPFA